The Streptomyces sp. SS1-1 genome has a segment encoding these proteins:
- a CDS encoding glycoside hydrolase family 15 protein, with protein MSTTPIEADAPGAKGYVPIADHGLIGDLRSVALVGTDGTIDWYCCGSFDSPSVFASILDAERGGCFELAAAVPARTKQFYFPDTNVLITRFFTEDGVGEIQDFMPVGVGPAEADRHRLIRRVVCVRGSIPFRTRVAPRFGYGSDRHTVRMIDGVAVFESAKLSLGLTSTVPLEVDGPDVYAEFTIAEGEGAVFALDQVGGEVTPRRCAWAEAEEDMRGTVAYWRRWLASSKYRGRWREMVHRSALTLKLLTYSPTGAIVAAPTTSLPEQLGGERNWDYRYTWVRDAAFAVYAMLRLGFSDEAEAFMRFLSRHITPGDGRGSGPLQIMYGIDGRADIPERELGHLEGHLRSAPVRVGNAAADQLQLDIYGALIDSVYLYDKWAQPISSDQWDDVCALVDWVCAHWDQPDEGIWETRGGRRKFLYSRLMCWVAIERAIRMANRRGLPADLIRWQRCRDTIYRRIMSHGWSPSRQAFVQHEDTDVLDAAVLMMPLTKFIAPTDPKWLSTLDALAGELVSDSLVYRYDPRISPDGLDGTEGTFSICSFWYVEALVHAGRLDEARLAFEKMLTYANHLGLYAEEISHTGEQQGNFPQAFTHLALISAAYNLDRALG; from the coding sequence ATGAGCACGACTCCCATCGAGGCGGACGCACCCGGGGCGAAGGGGTACGTGCCGATCGCCGACCACGGGCTGATCGGTGATCTGCGCAGTGTGGCCCTGGTGGGCACGGACGGCACGATCGACTGGTACTGCTGCGGGTCCTTCGACTCCCCCAGCGTGTTCGCCTCCATCCTGGACGCCGAGCGGGGCGGGTGCTTCGAGCTGGCGGCAGCGGTGCCCGCGCGGACCAAGCAGTTCTACTTCCCCGACACGAACGTGCTGATCACCCGGTTCTTCACCGAGGACGGCGTCGGGGAGATCCAGGACTTCATGCCGGTCGGCGTGGGGCCGGCCGAGGCGGACCGGCACCGGCTGATCCGGCGTGTGGTGTGCGTGCGCGGGTCGATCCCGTTCCGTACGCGTGTCGCGCCGCGCTTCGGCTACGGCTCCGACCGGCACACCGTGCGCATGATCGACGGGGTGGCGGTGTTCGAGTCCGCGAAGCTGTCGCTGGGGCTGACCTCGACCGTGCCGCTGGAGGTCGACGGACCCGACGTGTACGCCGAGTTCACGATCGCCGAGGGCGAGGGGGCGGTGTTCGCGCTGGACCAGGTCGGGGGCGAGGTGACCCCGCGGCGCTGTGCGTGGGCCGAGGCGGAGGAGGACATGCGCGGCACCGTGGCGTACTGGCGGCGCTGGCTGGCCTCCTCCAAGTACCGGGGCCGCTGGCGGGAGATGGTGCACCGCTCGGCCCTCACCCTGAAGCTGCTCACCTACTCCCCGACCGGCGCCATCGTGGCCGCGCCGACCACGAGCCTGCCCGAACAGCTCGGCGGCGAGCGCAACTGGGACTACCGGTACACCTGGGTGCGCGACGCCGCCTTCGCCGTGTACGCCATGCTGCGGCTGGGGTTCAGCGACGAGGCCGAGGCGTTCATGCGGTTCCTGAGCCGGCACATCACCCCGGGCGACGGCCGGGGCTCAGGACCGTTGCAGATCATGTACGGCATCGACGGCCGCGCGGACATCCCCGAGCGGGAACTCGGGCATCTGGAGGGCCACTTGAGGTCGGCGCCGGTCCGGGTCGGCAACGCCGCCGCCGACCAGCTCCAGCTCGACATCTACGGCGCGCTGATCGACTCGGTCTATCTGTACGACAAGTGGGCGCAGCCGATCTCCAGCGACCAGTGGGACGACGTGTGCGCACTGGTCGACTGGGTGTGCGCGCACTGGGACCAGCCCGACGAGGGGATCTGGGAGACGCGCGGCGGACGCAGGAAGTTCCTGTACTCCCGGCTGATGTGCTGGGTGGCGATCGAGCGGGCCATCCGGATGGCGAACCGGCGCGGGCTGCCCGCCGACCTGATCCGCTGGCAGAGGTGCCGGGACACCATCTACCGGCGGATCATGAGCCACGGCTGGTCCCCGTCCCGGCAGGCGTTCGTGCAGCACGAGGACACCGACGTACTGGACGCGGCCGTCCTGATGATGCCGTTGACGAAGTTCATCGCCCCGACCGACCCCAAGTGGCTGTCCACCCTCGACGCCCTCGCCGGGGAATTGGTCTCCGACTCGCTGGTCTACCGGTACGACCCGCGGATCAGCCCGGACGGCCTGGACGGCACCGAGGGCACGTTCTCCATCTGCTCCTTCTGGTACGTGGAGGCGCTGGTCCACGCGGGCCGACTGGACGAAGCCCGCCTGGCCTTCGAGAAGATGCTGACGTACGCCAACCACCTGGGCCTGTACGCCGAGGAGATCAGCCACACCGGCGAACAACAGGGCAACTTCCCCCAGGCGTTCACACATCTGGCGCTGATCAGCGCCGCGTACAACCTGGATCGGGCGTTGGGCTGA
- a CDS encoding DUF1737 domain-containing protein, whose protein sequence is MSTPPDGLPVYRVLTGPDDATFCQRVSEAIGLGYELHEGPAVTFNGENVIVAQALIWPTRP, encoded by the coding sequence ATGAGCACACCACCGGACGGGTTGCCCGTCTACCGAGTCCTGACCGGGCCCGATGACGCCACGTTCTGCCAGCGGGTGAGCGAGGCGATCGGTCTTGGCTACGAACTGCACGAAGGCCCCGCCGTCACCTTCAACGGGGAGAACGTCATCGTCGCCCAGGCGCTGATCTGGCCGACGCGGCCGTAA
- a CDS encoding heavy-metal-associated domain-containing protein: MSTTTYAVTGMSCGHCRATLTKAIGGLDGVTGVDVDLATGHVTVTSAAEPDDARIAAVVDDAGYELTGRAA; this comes from the coding sequence ATGTCCACCACCACGTACGCCGTCACCGGTATGAGCTGCGGCCACTGCCGGGCCACGCTGACCAAGGCCATCGGAGGGCTGGACGGCGTCACCGGGGTCGACGTCGATCTCGCCACGGGCCATGTCACCGTGACCAGTGCCGCCGAGCCGGACGATGCCCGTATCGCCGCGGTCGTGGACGACGCCGGCTACGAGCTCACCGGCCGCGCCGCCTGA
- a CDS encoding heavy metal translocating P-type ATPase: MTTTATGPTSDVELVIGGMTCASCAARVEKKLNRMEGVSATVNYATEKAKVSFAAGVTVQELIATVEATGYTAREPAPAATEAPAEQGREEDDGLRPLRQRLVTAVVLAVPVVAMAMVPALQFENWQWLSLTLAAPVVTYAAWPFHRAAFTNLRHGAATMDTLISVGTSAAFLWSLWALFLGTAGEPGMTHPFELTIARGDGSGNIYLEAAAGVTAFILAGRYFEARSRRKAGAALKALLELGAKDVTVLGPDGTERTRPIAELPVGDRFLVRPGEKIATDGTVVEGSSAVDASMLTGESVPVEVTVGDPVTGATLNAGGRLVVEATRVGADTQLARMARLVEDAQNGKAAAQRLADRISAVFVPVVIALALGTLGFWLGNGAGPAAAFTAAVAVLIIACPCALGLATPTALLVGTGRGAQLGILIKGPEVLESTRRVDTVVLDKTGTVTTGRMTLLAVHTAAGTAQEDVLRLAGALEHSSEHPVARAVAEGARARHGSLPAPEDFANVPGLGVRGVVDGHKVLVGRERLLAERDMELPEDLRQAREGAEAAGRTAIVVAWDGAARAVLEVADAVKETSREAVARLRALGLTPMLLTGDNRRVAGAVAREVGIAAEHVIAEVLPQDKADIVKRLQSEGRSVAMVGDGVNDAAALAQADLGLAMGTGTDAAIEAGDLTLVRGDLRAAADAIRLARRTLGTIRSNLFWAFAYNVAALPLAAAGLLNPMIAGAAMAFSSVFVVGNSLRLRSFRAADRTGR; encoded by the coding sequence ATGACCACCACCGCGACCGGCCCGACGAGTGACGTGGAACTCGTCATCGGCGGCATGACGTGCGCGTCGTGCGCCGCGCGCGTCGAGAAGAAGCTGAACCGTATGGAGGGCGTGAGCGCCACCGTCAACTACGCGACCGAGAAGGCCAAGGTCAGCTTCGCCGCCGGGGTCACCGTCCAGGAGCTGATCGCCACCGTCGAGGCGACCGGGTACACCGCCCGGGAGCCCGCGCCGGCCGCGACCGAGGCGCCGGCGGAGCAGGGCCGTGAGGAGGACGACGGACTGCGGCCGCTCAGGCAGCGGTTGGTGACCGCGGTGGTCCTGGCGGTGCCCGTGGTCGCGATGGCGATGGTCCCGGCGCTGCAGTTCGAGAACTGGCAGTGGCTCTCGCTCACCCTGGCGGCGCCCGTCGTGACCTATGCCGCCTGGCCGTTCCACCGGGCCGCGTTCACCAATCTGCGGCACGGCGCCGCCACCATGGACACCCTCATCTCGGTCGGCACCTCGGCCGCGTTCCTGTGGTCGCTGTGGGCGCTGTTCCTGGGCACGGCGGGCGAGCCGGGGATGACGCACCCCTTCGAGCTGACGATCGCCCGCGGCGACGGCTCGGGGAACATCTATCTGGAGGCGGCGGCCGGTGTCACCGCCTTCATCCTGGCCGGGCGCTACTTCGAGGCCCGCTCCCGGCGCAAGGCGGGCGCCGCGCTGAAGGCCCTGCTGGAGCTGGGCGCCAAGGACGTCACCGTCCTGGGTCCGGACGGCACCGAACGGACCCGTCCCATCGCGGAGTTGCCGGTCGGCGACCGCTTCCTGGTCCGTCCCGGGGAGAAGATCGCGACCGACGGCACGGTGGTCGAGGGGTCGTCCGCGGTGGACGCCTCGATGCTGACGGGTGAGTCCGTGCCGGTGGAGGTGACCGTGGGAGACCCGGTCACGGGCGCGACGCTCAACGCGGGCGGGCGGCTCGTCGTCGAGGCGACGCGGGTCGGGGCGGACACCCAGCTCGCGCGGATGGCGCGGCTGGTGGAGGACGCGCAGAACGGCAAGGCCGCCGCCCAGCGGCTGGCGGACCGGATCTCCGCCGTCTTCGTGCCCGTCGTCATCGCCCTCGCGCTGGGCACCCTCGGCTTCTGGCTGGGCAACGGCGCCGGACCCGCCGCCGCCTTCACGGCCGCCGTGGCCGTACTCATCATCGCCTGCCCCTGCGCGCTGGGGCTGGCCACGCCGACCGCGCTGCTGGTGGGCACCGGGCGCGGCGCCCAGCTCGGCATCCTGATCAAGGGGCCCGAGGTGCTGGAGTCGACGCGCCGGGTCGACACCGTCGTCCTGGACAAGACGGGCACGGTCACGACCGGCCGGATGACGCTGCTCGCCGTGCACACCGCCGCCGGCACCGCGCAGGAGGACGTCCTGCGGCTGGCGGGGGCGCTGGAGCACTCCTCCGAGCACCCGGTGGCCCGCGCGGTGGCCGAGGGGGCCCGGGCCCGGCACGGTTCGCTTCCCGCGCCCGAGGACTTCGCGAACGTGCCGGGGCTCGGCGTGCGGGGTGTGGTCGACGGACACAAAGTTCTGGTGGGCCGCGAACGGCTGCTGGCGGAACGGGACATGGAGCTTCCGGAGGATCTGCGGCAGGCACGGGAGGGCGCCGAGGCGGCCGGACGTACGGCGATCGTGGTGGCCTGGGACGGGGCGGCGCGGGCGGTGCTGGAGGTCGCCGACGCCGTGAAGGAGACCAGCCGGGAGGCCGTCGCGCGGCTGCGGGCCCTCGGTCTGACGCCGATGCTGCTGACCGGTGACAACCGGCGGGTCGCCGGGGCGGTCGCCCGTGAGGTCGGCATCGCGGCCGAGCACGTGATCGCGGAGGTGCTGCCGCAGGACAAGGCCGACATCGTCAAGCGCCTCCAGAGCGAAGGGCGTTCGGTCGCCATGGTGGGCGACGGCGTCAACGACGCGGCCGCGCTGGCCCAGGCCGATCTGGGGCTCGCGATGGGCACGGGTACGGACGCGGCGATCGAGGCGGGTGACCTCACCCTGGTGCGCGGCGACCTGCGCGCCGCCGCCGACGCCATCCGGCTCGCCCGCCGTACGCTCGGCACGATCCGGTCGAACCTGTTCTGGGCGTTCGCCTACAACGTGGCCGCGCTGCCGCTGGCCGCGGCCGGACTGCTCAACCCGATGATCGCGGGGGCGGCGATGGCCTTCTCCTCGGTCTTCGTGGTCGGCAACTCCCTGCGGCTGCGGTCCTTCCGGGCCGCGGACCGAACGGGCCGGTGA
- a CDS encoding phospholipase — translation MHRTLTTALAASAVSVATLVVLAPAAQAAPADKPQVLSSWTQTSASSYNAWVAARSNQSAWAAYGFDWSTDYCSSSPDNPFGFPFSTSCARHDFGYRNYKAQGTFSANKSRLDSAFYEDLKRVCAGYSGASKTACNSTAWTYYQAVKAFG, via the coding sequence ATGCACCGCACACTCACCACCGCTCTCGCCGCCTCGGCCGTGTCCGTCGCGACTCTCGTCGTCCTCGCACCGGCCGCCCAGGCCGCCCCCGCGGACAAGCCCCAAGTCCTGTCCAGCTGGACGCAGACGTCCGCGTCCAGCTACAACGCCTGGGTCGCCGCCCGCTCCAACCAGTCGGCCTGGGCCGCCTACGGCTTCGACTGGTCCACCGACTACTGCTCCTCGTCCCCGGACAACCCCTTCGGCTTCCCGTTCTCCACGTCCTGTGCCCGGCACGACTTCGGCTACCGCAACTACAAGGCACAGGGCACGTTCAGCGCCAACAAGTCCCGCCTGGACAGCGCCTTCTACGAAGACCTCAAGCGCGTGTGCGCCGGCTACAGCGGCGCCTCCAAGACCGCCTGCAACAGCACGGCGTGGACCTACTACCAGGCCGTGAAGGCCTTCGGCTGA
- the polX gene encoding DNA polymerase/3'-5' exonuclease PolX: MARSNDEVAALLQEYADLISLTGGDAFRARVYEKAARALAAHPADVSTLDVQRLKEIPNVGRSIAEKVVEYFSTGRIAALEDLRARVPAGVRQLMAIPTLGPKKALVLHRELGISTVDELADAIAEERLRGLKGFGPRTEEKILHGIGLLRSFGGRVRIDVALDLAEDVVAALSRLPGCERCAYAGSLRRVRETIGDVDILVAAGEPGPVMRAFTELPDVREVTSQGDKKTSVRTAQGLRIDLRVVPPDSWGAALQYFTGSKAHNIRVRELAVRQKLKLSEYGLFDVGSGVRIVSETEEEVYARLGLPWIPPTLREDRGEIEAGLRGELPTLLQEKDLRGDLHTHTDLTDGLAPLEDMAAAAAARGYAYYAVTDHGPDMAMQRMTAERMLAQRERVRALDGTYGGMRLLHGVELNIGPDGEVDWPAEFLAGFDVCVASVHSHFDQDRDAMTSRLVRACENPHVHIIGHPTTRLIGRRPGIDADLDAVFAACARTGTVLEINSHPDRLDLRDEDILRARRHGVRFAVDSDAHAVTHLGNLRFGVGTAQRGWLTADDVVNTWPLDRLRRFLDR; encoded by the coding sequence GTGGCCCGGTCCAACGACGAGGTGGCCGCGCTCCTCCAGGAGTACGCGGACCTGATCTCCCTCACCGGAGGCGACGCGTTCAGGGCACGCGTCTACGAGAAGGCGGCCCGCGCCCTCGCCGCCCACCCCGCCGACGTGTCCACCCTCGACGTCCAGCGGCTCAAGGAGATCCCGAACGTCGGCAGGTCCATCGCCGAGAAGGTCGTCGAGTACTTCTCCACCGGCCGGATCGCGGCCCTGGAGGACCTGCGGGCGCGCGTCCCCGCCGGGGTGCGGCAGCTGATGGCCATCCCGACACTCGGTCCCAAGAAGGCCCTCGTCCTCCACCGGGAACTGGGCATCTCCACCGTCGACGAACTCGCCGACGCCATCGCCGAGGAGAGGCTGCGCGGTCTCAAGGGCTTCGGGCCCCGGACGGAGGAGAAGATCCTCCACGGCATCGGCCTGCTGCGCTCTTTCGGCGGCCGGGTCCGCATCGACGTCGCGCTGGACCTGGCGGAGGACGTCGTCGCCGCGCTGTCCCGGCTGCCCGGGTGCGAGCGCTGTGCCTACGCGGGCTCGCTGCGCCGCGTCCGCGAGACGATCGGCGACGTCGACATCCTGGTCGCCGCCGGCGAACCCGGCCCGGTCATGCGGGCCTTCACCGAGCTGCCCGACGTCCGTGAGGTCACCTCACAGGGCGACAAGAAGACGTCGGTCCGCACCGCCCAGGGCCTCCGGATCGATCTGCGGGTCGTCCCGCCGGACTCCTGGGGCGCGGCGCTCCAGTACTTCACCGGCTCCAAGGCGCACAACATCCGTGTCCGCGAACTGGCCGTCCGGCAGAAGCTCAAGCTCTCCGAGTACGGGCTGTTCGACGTCGGGAGCGGTGTGCGGATCGTCTCCGAGACCGAGGAGGAGGTCTACGCCCGGCTCGGGCTGCCCTGGATCCCGCCGACGCTGCGCGAGGACCGGGGCGAGATCGAGGCGGGACTGCGCGGTGAACTGCCCACGCTGCTCCAGGAGAAGGACCTCCGGGGCGATCTGCACACGCACACCGACCTGACCGACGGGCTCGCCCCGCTGGAGGACATGGCCGCGGCCGCCGCCGCGCGGGGATACGCCTACTACGCCGTCACCGACCACGGGCCGGACATGGCGATGCAGCGGATGACCGCCGAGCGCATGCTCGCCCAGCGCGAACGCGTCCGCGCGCTGGACGGGACGTACGGCGGGATGCGGCTGCTGCACGGCGTGGAGCTGAACATCGGGCCGGACGGTGAGGTCGACTGGCCCGCGGAGTTCCTGGCCGGTTTCGACGTGTGCGTGGCCTCGGTGCACTCGCACTTCGACCAGGACCGCGACGCGATGACCAGCCGTCTCGTCCGGGCCTGCGAGAACCCGCACGTGCACATCATCGGCCACCCCACCACCCGCCTGATCGGGCGGCGCCCTGGCATCGACGCCGACCTGGACGCGGTGTTCGCGGCCTGCGCGCGCACCGGCACCGTGCTGGAGATCAACTCCCATCCGGACCGGCTCGACCTGCGCGACGAGGACATCCTGCGGGCCCGGCGGCACGGGGTGCGGTTCGCCGTCGACAGTGACGCCCACGCCGTGACCCACCTGGGCAATCTGCGGTTCGGGGTGGGCACGGCCCAGCGCGGCTGGCTCACCGCGGACGACGTCGTCAACACCTGGCCGCTGGACCGGTTGCGGCGGTTCCTGGACCGGTGA
- a CDS encoding DegT/DnrJ/EryC1/StrS family aminotransferase — MPYGSRLAAMMTRRIGRECVYTPSARLALYLALRRWCRPGGRVLMSPVNDDVILFVVLAAGLRPVQAPVSRWDGNIDPDAVPESTWREIDAVLTTNLYGLPDRVIELRRRCDALGIPLIEDAAHAIGTHVDGQPIGTFGTAAAFSLSKHVAATAGGFLAVEDARTRRELERLRDDLLTPRRLRADLTVTLRPLARSAVRSLHLVRPVWRTMQRLGLMERDDFRMALHASRLTASARRAPSLAAYEPWVRVDLHGFRARHGALVRGQLELRMALLDGDLARRRDGVSRLAGTTWASPALRERTAHDGPPALFRVPLLVHDRDTLVDRLVDRGVVTGYIYDPPLDDYAGAEFVEPSPEPSAARWFAGHVLPADPLLARGIAAALTRERVTPAHPPLTPRAGETDAAPTPPAPLGQ; from the coding sequence ATGCCGTACGGATCGCGGCTCGCCGCGATGATGACGCGGCGCATCGGACGCGAATGCGTCTACACGCCCTCGGCCCGACTCGCGCTCTATCTTGCGCTGCGGCGCTGGTGCCGACCGGGCGGACGCGTCCTGATGTCCCCGGTCAACGACGACGTGATCCTCTTCGTCGTCCTCGCCGCCGGACTGCGCCCCGTGCAGGCCCCCGTCTCCCGCTGGGACGGCAACATCGACCCGGACGCCGTGCCGGAGTCGACCTGGCGCGAGATCGACGCCGTGCTGACCACCAACCTGTACGGCCTGCCGGACCGTGTCATCGAGCTGCGGCGCCGCTGCGACGCGCTCGGCATCCCGCTGATCGAGGACGCCGCGCACGCCATCGGCACCCATGTGGACGGACAGCCCATCGGAACCTTCGGCACGGCCGCCGCGTTCAGCCTCTCCAAGCACGTCGCGGCGACGGCCGGTGGCTTCCTCGCCGTCGAGGACGCGCGCACCCGGCGCGAACTCGAACGGCTGCGCGACGACCTGCTCACCCCGCGCAGGCTGCGGGCCGACCTGACCGTCACTCTGCGCCCCCTGGCCCGTTCCGCGGTCCGCTCCCTCCATCTGGTGCGGCCCGTGTGGCGCACCATGCAGCGGCTCGGGCTGATGGAGCGCGACGACTTCCGGATGGCCCTGCACGCCTCCCGCCTCACGGCCAGCGCCCGCCGCGCCCCCAGCCTGGCCGCCTACGAGCCCTGGGTCCGGGTCGACCTGCACGGCTTCCGCGCCCGGCACGGCGCACTGGTCCGCGGGCAGCTGGAGCTGCGCATGGCCCTCCTCGACGGCGACCTCGCCCGCCGCCGGGACGGTGTCTCCCGGCTCGCCGGCACCACCTGGGCCAGCCCGGCGCTGCGGGAGCGGACCGCGCACGACGGCCCGCCCGCCCTCTTCCGCGTCCCCCTGCTGGTCCACGACCGTGACACGCTGGTGGACCGGCTCGTCGACCGCGGTGTGGTGACCGGGTACATCTACGACCCGCCGCTCGACGACTACGCGGGCGCCGAGTTCGTGGAGCCGTCCCCGGAGCCCTCCGCGGCCCGCTGGTTCGCCGGGCACGTCCTGCCGGCCGACCCCCTCCTGGCCCGCGGGATCGCCGCCGCCCTCACCAGGGAGCGGGTCACGCCCGCCCACCCGCCGCTCACGCCCCGCGCGGGCGAGACGGACGCCGCGCCGACCCCTCCCGCCCCCCTGGGCCAGTGA
- a CDS encoding GNAT family N-acetyltransferase, with translation MRSTNAITIHRPEDLSGPLREAWHEAMDESPEYANPFLSPEFALGVGRYRAGARVAVLHQRGEAVGFLPYERNALGVGRAIGLGLSDCQALVHRPGVTWDSRRLLRSCGLSVFEFDHLVEEQRPFAPYVTGTFASPVLDLKPAEGDYPAWLRATYPGQAKTTLKKERRLGRDAGEVRFVYDERDPRVLRTLMRWKSAQYRRTGRMDRFSRPWIVGLVDHLFHVREEHFTGVLSVVYAGDRPVAAHFGPRSRTVLAAWFTAYDPEFAYYSPGLMMHLRMAYAAGRDGVTVMDMGRGEKEYKDWLKTRELRVAEGFATRPHPVAAAQRMWRRPVRGLRNTVLAHPALRDPADRLLRTAGGLRTSVTSRTRGTGSRTG, from the coding sequence ATGCGATCCACGAACGCCATCACCATTCACAGACCCGAGGACCTGAGCGGCCCGCTGCGCGAGGCGTGGCACGAGGCCATGGACGAATCACCCGAGTACGCCAACCCGTTCCTGTCACCGGAGTTCGCGCTGGGCGTCGGCCGGTACCGCGCGGGCGCGCGGGTGGCCGTGCTGCACCAGCGGGGGGAGGCCGTCGGCTTCCTCCCGTACGAACGCAACGCGCTCGGCGTGGGCCGGGCCATCGGCCTCGGGCTGTCCGACTGTCAGGCCCTGGTGCACCGGCCCGGCGTCACCTGGGACAGCCGTCGACTACTGCGCTCGTGCGGCCTGTCCGTCTTCGAGTTCGACCACCTCGTCGAGGAGCAGCGGCCGTTCGCGCCCTACGTCACCGGCACGTTCGCCTCGCCCGTGCTCGACCTCAAGCCCGCCGAGGGCGACTATCCGGCCTGGCTGCGGGCCACCTACCCGGGGCAGGCCAAGACGACGCTGAAGAAGGAGCGCAGGCTCGGCCGGGACGCCGGCGAGGTCCGGTTCGTGTACGACGAACGCGACCCGCGTGTGCTGCGCACCCTCATGCGCTGGAAGTCCGCCCAGTACCGCAGGACGGGCCGGATGGACCGGTTCTCCCGCCCGTGGATCGTCGGCCTGGTCGACCATCTCTTCCACGTCCGCGAGGAACACTTCACCGGCGTCCTGTCCGTGGTGTACGCGGGGGACCGGCCCGTCGCCGCGCACTTCGGGCCCCGTTCACGCACGGTGCTGGCCGCCTGGTTCACCGCGTACGACCCCGAGTTCGCCTACTACTCGCCCGGCCTGATGATGCATCTGCGGATGGCGTACGCGGCGGGCCGGGACGGCGTCACCGTCATGGACATGGGGCGCGGCGAGAAGGAGTACAAGGACTGGCTGAAGACCCGTGAGCTGCGCGTCGCCGAAGGGTTCGCGACGCGCCCCCACCCGGTCGCGGCGGCCCAGCGGATGTGGCGCAGACCCGTGCGCGGCCTGCGGAACACCGTCCTGGCCCATCCCGCCCTGCGCGACCCCGCCGACCGGCTGCTGAGGACCGCCGGCGGTCTGCGCACCTCTGTCACGTCACGCACGAGAGGAACCGGCTCCCGCACCGGCTGA
- a CDS encoding VOC family protein, with the protein MASRLNPYITFPGDARQALEFYQQVFGGTLDLNTYASIGGQKDTPLADKIMHGMLETPSGFTLMCADNPTDDHRPGNNISVSLSGDDEPELRGYWEKLSDGATVSVPLEKQMWGDLFGMCTDRFGTTWMVNIAGQDG; encoded by the coding sequence ATGGCCTCGCGACTCAACCCCTACATCACGTTCCCCGGTGACGCCCGCCAGGCGCTGGAGTTCTACCAGCAGGTCTTCGGCGGCACCCTCGACCTCAACACCTACGCGTCGATCGGCGGCCAGAAGGACACCCCGCTGGCCGACAAGATCATGCACGGCATGCTGGAGACCCCGAGCGGCTTCACCCTCATGTGCGCCGACAACCCCACGGACGACCACCGCCCCGGCAACAACATCTCCGTGAGCCTGAGCGGCGACGACGAACCGGAGCTGCGGGGCTACTGGGAGAAGCTGTCCGACGGCGCCACGGTGAGCGTGCCGCTGGAGAAACAGATGTGGGGCGACCTGTTCGGCATGTGCACGGACCGCTTCGGCACCACCTGGATGGTGAACATCGCCGGGCAGGACGGCTGA